The Salminus brasiliensis chromosome 3, fSalBra1.hap2, whole genome shotgun sequence genome contains a region encoding:
- the LOC140552325 gene encoding uncharacterized protein isoform X5 has translation MLSRNLIIASVAVVFLATTISTAPVEDKEPEENDFEAEEGEEELSEEEEDDDDSKGQHLKGAGAQQATVVPKGPGVTALPGTSLVGQSPNGHKLNGDSAAQTSFGSSSGSSAAAAGSAGGAAGAAGADDTNGNNGKDSQALPSGSSSHGSSVSGQGGSTSGAASAGTVVSAGGHGSSGSKVPGTAGAAHSDSISHGSPSQVSLSHASSGQASSSQVSSQVGSGQTGGLAFVSSEVQSQPAGPEAVAPHTDGSENGESQTIYLGSQIEAPGESGGELPETENNGNGHKQMINGLDNGHTGLDHFIEGTTRVDLTGGFDSFGSSSHLEITGGMGDSFSPDPYTETMGMPSDRTAAPSLMPTCLITDAISADHVGLAFQVESTAAGPAPGHPASSSSAPDTPPDPSGPDRSSAGTGPGASVQSTGPSDNGAHPSSPGDMTGGAAAFELAVHSDPSLMDYTEGAENNGHSDNGAESPDMNGNGRLRPVSDIHRGDPPGTGIHTDPSSPDQQGVAAETQHTAGEQLGLAAHTDAAGALDLKGPTLSPYARITADGAVTDSGTQTDMAGLAGEQVTDGHSQMDITAMSHIIYSSEAPVTSGYEGVGVTEGISNHTDSVLEAGLGFTDASQTHNSVVQTEFPVTGAPMGASSQADAMGTATSEPQGTLGGPSQLGATEQTQPAASAGEQFHTSGQGPEGAENVELEDTC, from the exons ATGTTGTCACG AAATCTTATAATTGCCTCGGTAGCAGTTGTCTTCCTGGCAACAACGATTTCAACTGCTCCAGTTGAAG ACAAAGAACCTGAGGAGAATGATTTTGAAGCAGAGGAGGGTGAGGAAGAGCTTTCGGAGGAAGAAGAGG ATGATGATGACTCCAAAGGTCAACATTTGAAGG GAGCCGGAGCCCAGCAAGCCACAGTGGTGCCCAAAGGTCCAG GTGTGACTGCTCTACCTGGCACTTCTCTGGTGGGCCAATCTCCAAATG GTCACAAACTGAATGGAGACAGCGCTGCACAAACAAGCTTTGGCT CTTCAAGTGGCTcctcagcagctgcagcaggatcagcaggaggagcagcaggagcagcaggagcagatGATACTaatg GAAACAATGGAAAAGACTCTCAAGCCTTGCCCTCTGGCTCAAGTTCTCATG GTTCAAGTGTGTCTGGACAAGGTGGGTCCACATCAGGAGCAGCATCTGCAG GCACGGTCGTAAGTGCAGGTGGTCATGGGAGCTCAGGGTCAAAGGTCCCTG GTACAGCTGGGGCTGCTCACTCAGACTCTATTTCTCATG GCTCACCAAGCCAAGTTTCACTGAGCCATGCGTCATCAGGCCAAGCATCATCGAGCCAAGTGTCAAGTCAGGTGGGATCCGGCCAGACAGGAGGTTTAGCTTTTGTCTCCTCTGAGGTCCAGTCGCAACCAGCAG gtccaGAAGCAGTAGCTCCACACACGGATGGATCTGAGAACG GTGAAAGCCAAACGATCTATTTAGGATCTCAAATAGAAGCTCCAG GGGAGTCAGGAGGAGAGCTGCCAGAGACTGAGAACAATG GCAATGGACACAAGCAAATGATTAATGGACTGGATAATGGGCATACAG GCTTGGATCACTTCATCGAGGGAACGACTCGAGTAGACCTGACAG GTGGTTTTGATTCTTTTGGCTCAAGTTCCCATCTGGAAATTACTG GTGGCATGGGGGACAGCTTCTCCCCAGATCCCTACACCGAGACTATGGGTATGCCTTCAGACCGCACCGCTGCTCCCTCCCTCATGCCCACCTGTCTAATCACTGATGCTATCTCAGCAGATCACGTAGGACTCGCGTTTCAGGTAGAGTCAACAG CAGCTGGGCCGGCTCCAGGACATCCAGCCAGCAGCAGTTCAGCTCCAGACACTCCACCAG ACCCTTCAGGTCCTGATCGCTCCTCTGCAGGGACTGGACCAGGTGCTTCTGTGCAGTCCACTG GGCCCTCTGACAATGGTGCTCACCCCAGCTCACCTGGAGATATGACAG GTGGAGCTGCAGCCTTCGAACTGGCGGTGCATTCAGACCCTTCCCTTATGGATTACACAG AGGGGGCGGAGAACAACGGTCACAGTGATAACGGTGCTGAATCACCTGATATGAACG GCAACGGACGCCTCAGGCCAGTGTCAGACATACACAGAG GTGATCCTCCGGGAACTGGAATACACACTGATCCAA GTTCACCAGATCAGCAGGGTGTTGCTGCAGAGACTCAGCACACAGCAG GTGAGCAGCTCGGCCTTGCCGCTCACACTGACGCAG CAGGAGCTCTGGATTTAAAAGGCCCCACCCTCAGTCCCTACGCCAGAATCACCG CAGATGGCGCAGTCACAGATTCAGGAACGCAGACGGATATGGCAG GTCTAGCAGGGGAACAGGTGACCGATGGACACAGCCAGATGGACATCACAG CCATGAGCCACATCATCTACAGCTCTGAAGCTCCGGTGACATCAG GGTACGAAGGCGTGGGAGTGACTGAGGGAATCTCCAATCACACAG ATTCTGTGCTTGAGGCTGGGCTTGGATTTACAG ATGCCTCACAGACACACAACAGTGTGGTTCAGACAGAGTTTCCAG TTACAGGAGCCCCAATGGGAGCCTCCTCACAGGCTGATGCCATGGGCACTG CTACATCTGAACCTCAAGGGACTCTCGGGGGTCCAA GTCAACTTGGTGCTACGGAACAGACACAACCAGCTG CTTCAGCAGGTGAACAGTTCCACACATCTGGTCAGGGTCCTGAAG GTGCAGAAAATGTGGAACTGGAAGATACCTGCTGA